A window from Fragaria vesca subsp. vesca linkage group LG5, FraVesHawaii_1.0, whole genome shotgun sequence encodes these proteins:
- the LOC101315052 gene encoding auxin efflux carrier component 2-like, whose translation MITGKDIYDVLASIVPLYVAMLLAYGSVRWWKIFTPDQCSGINRFVAVFAVPLLSFHFISSNDPYTMDYQFIAADSLQKVVILVALFLWQTFSKRGNLEWMITLFSLSTLPNTLVMGIPLLKAMYGDFSGGLMVQIVVLQSVIWYTLMLFMFEYRGARLLISEQFPETAGSITSFRVDSDVVSLNGREPLQTDAEIGEDGKLHVVVKRSAASSMVSSFKSHGLNSLNSGMTPRASNLTGVEIYSVQSSREPTPRASSFNQTDFYAMFNASKAPSPKHGYTNSFQGGFGDVYSVQSSKGVTPRTSNFDEEMMKISNKKRGARSMSGELFNAGAVSSYPPPNPMFSGSTSGGPKKKESGGTFASAGGGSGGAVPNKELHMFVWSSSASPVSEGNMKHAVNRAASTDFGSIDPKASQHDNPIAGSKGMHELIQNMSPGRKVNGDGELEIEEGTKFPASASPYSSCQKKMDMEDGGVAKKQQMPPASVMTRLILIMVWRKLIRNPNTYSSLLGVAWSLVSYKWHIKMPTIISGSISILSDAGLGMAMFSLGLFMALQPKIIACGKSVATFAMAVRFLTGPAVIAACSIAVGLRGVLLHVAIVQAALPQGIVPFVFAKEYNVHPDILSTAVIFGMLVALPITILYYILLGL comes from the exons ATGATCACCGGAAAGGATATTTACGATGTCCTTGCAAGCATTGTGCCGCTTTACGTGGCCATGCTCTTGGCCTACGGCTCGGTCCGGTGGTGGAAGATCTTCACCCCGGATCAATGCTCCGGCATCAACCGCTTCGTGGCTGTCTTTGCCGTTCCTTTGCTTTCCTTTCACTTCATTTCCTCTAACGATCCCTACACCATGGATTACCAGTTCATCGCGGCGGACTCGCTACAGAAAGTGGTGATTCTGGTTGCTCTATTCCTATGGCAGACGTTCTCCAAACGCGGCAACCTCGAGTGGATGATCACGCTCTTCTCCCTCTCCACTCTCCCCAACACTCTCGTCATGGGCATTCCTCTCTTGAAGGCCATGTACGGCGACTTTTCGGGCGGTCTCATGGTTCAAATCGTGGTGCTGCAAAGCGTCATCTGGTACACTCTCATGCTCTTCATGTTCGAGTACAGAGGTGCGAGACTCTTAATTTCAGAGCAGTTTCCGGAAACCGCAGGTTCCATCACCTCGTTCCGAGTGGACTCCGACGTAGTTTCGCTTAACGGACGCGAGCCTTTGCAGACTGATGCCGAGATTGGAGAGGACGGGAAGTTACACGTGGTGGTGAAAAGATCGGCGGCGTCGTCCATGGTGTCATCGTTCAAATCGCACGGGTTGAACTCCTTGAATTCCGGCATGACTCCTAGGGCATCGAACCTCACCGGCGTTGAGATTTACTCGGTTCAGTCGTCTCGTGAACCAACTCCGAGGGCGTCAAGCTTCAACCAGACTGATTTCTACGCCATGTTTAATGCTAGCAAAGCCCCAAGCCCTAAACACGGCTACACCAACAGCTTCCAAGGCGGGTTTGGCGATGTTTACTCGGTTCAGTCATCAAAAGGCGTCACCCCGAGGACTTCCAATTTTGATGAGGAGATGATGAAGATAAGCAACAAGAAGAGAGGGGCCAGAAGCATGAGCGGTGAGCTGTTCAATGCCGGGGCGGTATCTTCTTACCCCCCTCCGAATCCAATGTTTTCGGGGTCTACGAGTGGCGGACCAAAGAAGAAGGAGAGCGGCGGCACCTTTGCCAGTGCCGGTGGTGGTAGTGGTGGTGCAGTGCCTAATAAGGAGCTTCATATGTTTGTTTGGAGCTCGAGTGCTTCGCCTGTTTCCGAGGGGAATATGAAACATGCAGTGAACCGAGCTGCCTCTACTGATTTTGGGAGCATTGATCCTAAGGCTTCTCAACATGACAATCCAATTGCTGGTTCAAAAG GAATGCATGAATTAATTCAGAATATGAGTCCTGGAAGGAAAGTAAATGGAGACGGGGAGCTAGAAATAGAAGAAGGAACAAAGTTTCCGGCAAGTGCATCTCCATATAGTAGTTGCCAGAAGAAGATGGACATGGAAGACGGAGGTGTGGCAAAGAAGCAACAAATGCCTCCTGCAAGTGTCATGACTAGGCTTATACTCATCATGGTTTGGAGGAAGCTCATTAGAAATCCCAACACCTACTCCAGTCTCCTTGGTGTCGCTTGGTCTCTCGTATCATACAA GTGGCACATCAAAATGCCCACAATTATAAGCGGATCCATATCAATATTATCTGATGCTGGCTTGGGAATGGCTATGTTCAGTCTAG GTTTATTCATGGCTCTGCAACCAAAGATCATAGCTTGTGGAAAATCAGTAGCAACATTTGCAATGGCTGTTAGATTCTTGACAGGCCCGGCAGTGATTGCTGCATGCTCCATAGCCGTCGGTCTTCGTGGAGTTCTTTTGCATGTTGCAATAGTTCAG GCTGCTCTTCCACAAGGGATTGTTCCTTTTGTATTTGCCAAAGAATATAATGTGCACCCAGACATACTTAGCACTGC GGTCATTTTTGGAATGCTGGTTGCCTTGCCTATAACAATACTCTACTATATTCTTCTGGGGCTCTAG